One genomic region from Chrysemys picta bellii isolate R12L10 chromosome 16, ASM1138683v2, whole genome shotgun sequence encodes:
- the THY1 gene encoding thy-1 membrane glycoprotein gives MNPTISIAVILTVLQVAHCQKIKELSACLLGQSLRVDCRYENKTSNFLTYDFSVLKENRKRVIQSNLNVPENSLKTRSNITLSKDLVCLQLFDFTTADEGVYICELKITGDYTGNQIRNITVIKDKLEKCAGISLLIQNTSWLLLLLLSLPLLQAVDFVSL, from the exons ATGAATCCCACCATCAGCATCGCTGTCATCCTGACAG TGCTGCAGGTTGCCCATTGCcagaaaatcaaggagctgagcgCCTGcttgctgggtcagagcctgcGCGTGGACTGCCGCTACGAAAACAAGACCAGCAACTTCCTGACGTACGATTTCAGCGTGCTCAAGGAAAACAGGAAGCGGGTGATCCAGAGCAACCTGAACGTCCCTGAGAACAGCCTCAAGACCCGATCCAACATCACCTTGTCCAAGGACCTGGTGTGCCTGCAGCTGTTCGACTTCACCACCGCAGACGAGGGCGTCTACATCTGCGAGCTGAAGATCACCGGTGACTACACCGGCAACCAGATAAGGAACATCACCGTCATCaaag acaagctggagaaatgtgctGGCATCAGCCTCTTGATTCAGAACACTTCCTGgttgctgctcctgctcctgtccctgccgCTCCTGCAAGCTGTGGACTTCGTGTCCCTGTGA